A window of the Zootoca vivipara chromosome 14, rZooViv1.1, whole genome shotgun sequence genome harbors these coding sequences:
- the PPIP5K1 gene encoding inositol hexakisphosphate and diphosphoinositol-pentakisphosphate kinase 1 isoform X1, producing the protein MSSWTTTVEGDGTTPKFFVGSRDDEVDLPGSDMKMDEIDFFEDDEEEEESPPERQIVVGICAMTKKSKSKPMTQILERLCKFEYITVVIMGEDVILNEPVENWPPCDCLISFHSKGFPLDKAVAYAKLRSPFLINDLNMQYYIQDRREVYRILQQEGIDLPRYAVLNRDPDKPDECNLVEGEDHVEVNGAIFPKPFVEKPVSAEDHNVYIYYPTSAGGGSQRLFRKIGSRSSVYSPESNVRKTGSYIYEEFMPTDGTDVKVYTVGPDYAHAEARKSPALDGKVERDSEGKEIRYPVMLTAIEKLVARKVCVAFKQTVCGFDLLRANGHSFVCDVNGFSFVKNSMKYYDDCAKILGNIIMRELAPQFQIPWSIPTEAEDIPIVPTTSGTMMELRCVIAVIRHGDRTPKQKMKMEVKHPRFFALFEKYEGYKAGKLKLKKPEQLQEVLDIARLLVLEEEEAHEDSEAEEQKSKLEQLKTVLEMYGHFSGINRKVQLTYLPHGRSKASSEEEDARKEASPSLLLVLKWGGELTPAGRVQAEELGRAFRCMYPGGQGDYAGFPGCGLLRLHSTYRHDLKIYASDEGRVQMTAAAFAKGLLALEGELTPILVQMVKSANMNGLLDSDSDSLSSCQHRVKARLREIMQKDANFGEEDFEKLAPTGSISLIKSMGIIQNPVEICDRVFALIESLTSQIQKRLEDPKSVDLQLYHSETLELMLQRWRKLEQDFRLKNRRYDISKIPDIYDCVKYDVQHNAALKLEGTSELFRLSKSLADVVIPQEYGIKKQEKLEIAVGFCLPLIRKIQLDLQRTHEDESVNKLHPLYSRGVLSPGRHVRTRLYFTSESHVHSLLSIFRYGGLLDESKDPQWQRAMDYLSAISELNYMTQIVIMLYEDNNKDPSSDERFHVELHFSPGVKGCEEDGSAPAGSGFRPASAEKEAKKPEEGSLEELAKPKAIVEMDQAQHLSSPPLEPIYVQRRSPLIRNRKTGSMEVLSESSSKAGGYRLFSYSRHSSEVKQSGLGSQCTGLFSTTVLGGSSSAPNLQDYARSHGKKFASSFLYKDELLSMPAVKRFSVSFAKHPTNDELEGPCAAGRLLLRHFSSDFAASQPASLLDAALAHHLRQCSYHFRLFRDWLVSGRGDLESLDGFEGCSMVPSIYPLETLHNSLSLRQVNSFLTAVSRSCSTSTPHPGAAPVLLESLMESQGPGEDLTPQQILSSSLPLRPRSDKPPWYSSGPSSTVSSAGPSSPTSSVESCPRFSFVSQTSKERLAGPMEGSQPGNNGAFREKGEEQSLPREASAQEEKEETEPGRQAATALLQKGLEGGEEAVSPQEEEEVAAVVAGEESEQLPGALELLEVGSSRGAREGQASEGRRELDLPEEEEEEAAAETGSGEATWEEALLNPFLPVGEST; encoded by the exons ATGTCGTCCTGGACGACCACCGTTGAGGGCGACGGCACGACTCCCAAGTTCTTTGTGGGCTCCCGAGATGACGAGGTGGACCTCCCGGGATCAGACATGAAGATGGATGAGATTGACTTCTTTGAGGatgacgaggaggaggaagaatcg CCTCCAGAGCGGCAGATTGTGGTGGGCATTTGTGCCATGACCAAAAAGTCCAAGTCGAAGCCCATGACACAGATCTTGGAGCGGCTGTGCAAGTTTGAATACATCACGGTGGTGATCATGGGGGAGGACGTCATCCTGAACGAGCCTGTAGAGAACTGGCCGCCCTGTGACTGCCTCATCTCCTTCCACTCCAAAG GCTTCCCGCTGGACAAGGCTGTTGCTTACGCCAAGCTCCGCAGCCCTTTTTTGATCAATGACCTCAATATGCAGTATTACATCCAGGACAG GAGGGAGGTGTACCGGATCTTGCAGCAGGAGGGAATCGACCTGCCTCGCTACGCAGTGCTCAACCGGGACCCTGACAAGCCGGACG AGTGTAACCTCGTGGAGGGAGAGGACCACGTGGAGGTCAACGGGGCCATTTTCCCCAAGCCCTTTGTGGAGAAGCCGGTCAGTGCTGAGGACCACAATGTCTACATCTACTATCCCACCTCAGCTGGTGGGGGCAGCCAGCGCCTTTTCCGCAAG ATTGGGAGCCGCAGCAGCGTCTACTCCCCTGAGAGCAACGTACGGAAAACTGGCTCGTACATTTACGAGGAGTTCATGCCCACAGACGGCACAGATGTCAAG GTGTACACGGTCGGCCCAGACTATGCCCACGCAGAGGCCCGAAAGTCCCCGGCTCTCGATGGGAAGGTGGAAAGGGATAGCGAAGGGAAAGAAATCCGCTACCCTGTGATGCTGACCGCTATAGAGAAGCTGGTGGCCCGGAAAGTCTGTGTGGCTTTCAAG CAGACAGTGTGCGGCTTCGACCTCCTGCGGGCCAACGGCCACTCCTTTGTCTGCGACGTCAACGGCTTCAGTTTTGTGAAGAATTCCATGAAATATTACGATGACTGCGCCAAGATCTTGGG gaACATTATCATGCGTGAACTGGCCCCCCAGTTCCAGATCCCCTGGTCCATCCCCACGGAGGCAGAGGACATCCCCATCGTGCCCACCACCTCAGGGACTAT GATGGAGCTGCGTTGTGTGATTGCGGTTATACGACATGGTGACCGGACCCCCAAGCAGAAGATGAAGATGGAAGTGAAGCACCCCAG GTTCTTTGCGTTGTTTGAGAAGTATGAGGGCTACAAGGCtgggaagctgaagctgaagaagCCAGAGCAGCTTCAG GAAGTGCTGGACATCGCCCGCctgctggtgctggaggaggaggaagctcatGAGGACTCTGAGGCCGAGGAGCAGAAATCCAAGCTGGAGCAGCTCAAAACTGTGCTGGAGAT GTACGGGCACTTCTCTGGCATCAACCGCAAAGTGCAGCTGACCTACCTGCCCCACGGGCGCTCCAAAGCGTCCAGCGAAGAGGAAG ATGCCCGCAAGGAAGCCTCCCCgtctctgctgctggtgctgaagTGGGGAGGCGAGCTGACTCCCGCCGGGAGAGTGCAAGCTGAGGAGCTGGGGAGAGCCTTCCGCTGCATGTACCCGGGGGGCCAAG GGGACTACGCTGGCTTCCCAGGATGTGGCCTCCTTCGCCTGCACAGCACTTACCGCCACGACCTCAAGATTTACGCCTCCGATGAGGGCAGAGTCCAGATGACTGCAGCTGCCTTTGCAAAG GGCCTCCTTGCACTGGAGGGGGAGCTGACACCCATCTTGGTCCAGATGGTGAAGAGTGCCAACATGAACGGCCTGCTGGACAGCGACAGCGACTCCCTCAGCAGCTGCCAGCACCGGGTGAAAGCTCGACTCAGAGAGATCATGCAGAAGGACGCCAACTTTGGGGAGGAGGACTTTGAGAAG CTGGCGCCCACGGGCAGCATCTCGCTCATCAAGTCCATGGGCATCATCCAGAACCCTGTGGAGATCTGTGACCGGGTCTTTGCCCTGATTGAGAGCCTCACGTCCCAGATACAAAAGCGCCTGGAGGATCCCAAGTCTGTAG ACCTGCAGCTGTACCATAGTGAGACGCTCGAGCTGATGCTTCAGCGCTGGAGGAAACTGGAGCAGGATTTCCGCCTGAAGAACCGGCGCTATGACATCAGCAAGATCCCCGACATCTATGACTGCGTCAAGTACGACGTGCAGCACAACGCAGCTCTCAAGCTGGAGGGCACCTCCGAGCTGTTCCGGCTCTCCAAGTCCCTGGCGGATGTTGTCATCCCCCAG GAATATGGCATTAAGAAACAAGAGAAGCTTGAGATAGCTGTGggcttctgcttgcctctcatcCGGAAGATCCAGCTGGACCTGCAGAGGACCCACGAGGATGAGTCTGTCAACAAGCTGCACCCCCT GTACTCAAGGGGAGTCCTGTCTCCGGGGCGCCATGTCCGAACACGCTTGTACTTCACCAGCGAGAGCCACGTCCACTCCCTGCTCAGCATCTTCCGCTATGGGGGCCTCCTGGAT GAATCGAAAGACCCTCAGTGGCAGAGGGCCATGGACTACCTCAGCGCCATCTCGGAGCTGAACTACATGACGCAGATTGTCATCATGCTCTACGAGGACAACAACAAg GACCCTTCCTCCGACGAGAGGTTCCACGTGGAGCTGCACTTCAGCCCAGGGGTGAAGGGCTGTGAGGAGGACGGCAGCGCCCCGGCAGGCTCTGGTTTCCGCCCGGCTTCCGCAGAG AAGGAAGCCAAGAAGCCGGAGGAGGGGAGCCTGGAGGAGCTGGCCAAGCCCAAGGCCATTGTGGAGATGGACCAAGCCCAGCACCTCTCCTCTCCGCCCCTGGAACCCATCTACGTCCAGCGGAGATCCCCTCTCATCCGCAACCGCAAGACCGGCTCCATGGAG GTGCTGTCTGAATCTTCCTCCAAGGCGGGTGGCTATCGCCTCTTCTCCTACTCGCGGCATTCCTCAGAAGTGAAGCAGAGCGGGTTAG GGTCGCAGTGCACGGGTCTCTTCAGCACCACGGTCCTGGGGGGCTCCTCCAGTGCCCCCAACCTCCAGGATTATGCCCGCAGCCACGGAAAGAAGTTCGCCTCCAGCTTTCTATACAAAGATG AGCTCTTGTCTATGCCAGCTGTAAAGCGGTTTTCTGTGTCATTTGCAAAGCATCCAACTAACG aTGAGCTGGAAGGCCCCTGCGCGgcagggcggctgctgctgcgccacttTTCCTCTGACTTTGCCGCCAGCCAGCCCGCCTCCCTCCTGGATGCCGCCCTGGCACATCACCTCCGCCAGTGCTCCTACCACTTCCGCCTCTTCCGGGACTGGCTGGTCTCTGGCCGGGGGGACCTGGAGAGCCTTGACG GCTTTGAAGGCTGCTCCATGGTGCCCAGCATCTACCCCTTGGAGACCCTGCACAACTCGCTCTCCCTGCGCCAGGTCAACAGCTTCCTGACGGCCGTCTCCAGGAGCTGCAGCACCAGCACTCCCCACCCAGGAGCTGCTCCAG TGCTCTTGGAGTCCCTGATGGAGAGCCAGGGGCCAGGCGAGGACTTGACGCCGCAGCAGATTCTCTCCTCTTCTCTGCCTCTGCGCCCCCGCTCAGACAAGCCCCCCTGGT ACAGCAGCGGCCCCTCCAGCACCGTCTCCAGTGCAGGCCCTTCATCGCCCACCTCCTCTGTGGAGAGCTGCCCCCGCTTCAGCTTCGTCTCTCAGACCAGCAAGGAGCGGCTGGCAGGGCCCATGGAGGGGAGCCAGCCGGGCAACAACGGAGCCTTCAGGGAGAAAGGAGAAGAGCAGAGCCTTCCCAGGGAAGCCTCAgcgcaggaggagaaggaggagacagagcctggcaggcaggcagccacagCCTTACTGCAgaagggacttgagggaggggaggaggctgtctcaccccaggaggaagaggaggtggcggCTGTGGTGGCAGGGGAAGAGAGTGAGCAGCTGCCCGGAGCACTGGAGCTGCTGGAAGTCGGGAGCAGCAGAGGTGCAAGGGAAGGGCAGGCAAGCGAAGGACGGAGGGAGCTGGAcctgccagaggaggaggaagaggaggcggcagCGGAAACTGGTTCAGGAGAGGCCACCTGGGAGGAGGCCCTGCTCAACCCATTCCTCCCAGTTGGGGAAAGCACTTAG
- the PPIP5K1 gene encoding inositol hexakisphosphate and diphosphoinositol-pentakisphosphate kinase 1 isoform X3, translating to MSSWTTTVEGDGTTPKFFVGSRDDEVDLPGSDMKMDEIDFFEDDEEEEESPPERQIVVGICAMTKKSKSKPMTQILERLCKFEYITVVIMGEDVILNEPVENWPPCDCLISFHSKGFPLDKAVAYAKLRSPFLINDLNMQYYIQDRREVYRILQQEGIDLPRYAVLNRDPDKPDECNLVEGEDHVEVNGAIFPKPFVEKPVSAEDHNVYIYYPTSAGGGSQRLFRKIGSRSSVYSPESNVRKTGSYIYEEFMPTDGTDVKVYTVGPDYAHAEARKSPALDGKVERDSEGKEIRYPVMLTAIEKLVARKVCVAFKQTVCGFDLLRANGHSFVCDVNGFSFVKNSMKYYDDCAKILGNIIMRELAPQFQIPWSIPTEAEDIPIVPTTSGTMMELRCVIAVIRHGDRTPKQKMKMEVKHPRFFALFEKYEGYKAGKLKLKKPEQLQEVLDIARLLVLEEEEAHEDSEAEEQKSKLEQLKTVLEMYGHFSGINRKVQLTYLPHGRSKASSEEEDARKEASPSLLLVLKWGGELTPAGRVQAEELGRAFRCMYPGGQGDYAGFPGCGLLRLHSTYRHDLKIYASDEGRVQMTAAAFAKGLLALEGELTPILVQMVKSANMNGLLDSDSDSLSSCQHRVKARLREIMQKDANFGEEDFEKLAPTGSISLIKSMGIIQNPVEICDRVFALIESLTSQIQKRLEDPKSVDLQLYHSETLELMLQRWRKLEQDFRLKNRRYDISKIPDIYDCVKYDVQHNAALKLEGTSELFRLSKSLADVVIPQEYGIKKQEKLEIAVGFCLPLIRKIQLDLQRTHEDESVNKLHPLYSRGVLSPGRHVRTRLYFTSESHVHSLLSIFRYGGLLDESKDPQWQRAMDYLSAISELNYMTQIVIMLYEDNNKDPSSDERFHVELHFSPGVKGCEEDGSAPAGSGFRPASAEKEAKKPEEGSLEELAKPKAIVEMDQAQHLSSPPLEPIYVQRRSPLIRNRKTGSMEVLSESSSKAGGYRLFSYSRHSSEVKQSGLGSQCTGLFSTTVLGGSSSAPNLQDYARSHGKKFASSFLYKDELLSMPAVKRFSVSFAKHPTNGFEGCSMVPSIYPLETLHNSLSLRQVNSFLTAVSRSCSTSTPHPGAAPVLLESLMESQGPGEDLTPQQILSSSLPLRPRSDKPPWYSSGPSSTVSSAGPSSPTSSVESCPRFSFVSQTSKERLAGPMEGSQPGNNGAFREKGEEQSLPREASAQEEKEETEPGRQAATALLQKGLEGGEEAVSPQEEEEVAAVVAGEESEQLPGALELLEVGSSRGAREGQASEGRRELDLPEEEEEEAAAETGSGEATWEEALLNPFLPVGEST from the exons ATGTCGTCCTGGACGACCACCGTTGAGGGCGACGGCACGACTCCCAAGTTCTTTGTGGGCTCCCGAGATGACGAGGTGGACCTCCCGGGATCAGACATGAAGATGGATGAGATTGACTTCTTTGAGGatgacgaggaggaggaagaatcg CCTCCAGAGCGGCAGATTGTGGTGGGCATTTGTGCCATGACCAAAAAGTCCAAGTCGAAGCCCATGACACAGATCTTGGAGCGGCTGTGCAAGTTTGAATACATCACGGTGGTGATCATGGGGGAGGACGTCATCCTGAACGAGCCTGTAGAGAACTGGCCGCCCTGTGACTGCCTCATCTCCTTCCACTCCAAAG GCTTCCCGCTGGACAAGGCTGTTGCTTACGCCAAGCTCCGCAGCCCTTTTTTGATCAATGACCTCAATATGCAGTATTACATCCAGGACAG GAGGGAGGTGTACCGGATCTTGCAGCAGGAGGGAATCGACCTGCCTCGCTACGCAGTGCTCAACCGGGACCCTGACAAGCCGGACG AGTGTAACCTCGTGGAGGGAGAGGACCACGTGGAGGTCAACGGGGCCATTTTCCCCAAGCCCTTTGTGGAGAAGCCGGTCAGTGCTGAGGACCACAATGTCTACATCTACTATCCCACCTCAGCTGGTGGGGGCAGCCAGCGCCTTTTCCGCAAG ATTGGGAGCCGCAGCAGCGTCTACTCCCCTGAGAGCAACGTACGGAAAACTGGCTCGTACATTTACGAGGAGTTCATGCCCACAGACGGCACAGATGTCAAG GTGTACACGGTCGGCCCAGACTATGCCCACGCAGAGGCCCGAAAGTCCCCGGCTCTCGATGGGAAGGTGGAAAGGGATAGCGAAGGGAAAGAAATCCGCTACCCTGTGATGCTGACCGCTATAGAGAAGCTGGTGGCCCGGAAAGTCTGTGTGGCTTTCAAG CAGACAGTGTGCGGCTTCGACCTCCTGCGGGCCAACGGCCACTCCTTTGTCTGCGACGTCAACGGCTTCAGTTTTGTGAAGAATTCCATGAAATATTACGATGACTGCGCCAAGATCTTGGG gaACATTATCATGCGTGAACTGGCCCCCCAGTTCCAGATCCCCTGGTCCATCCCCACGGAGGCAGAGGACATCCCCATCGTGCCCACCACCTCAGGGACTAT GATGGAGCTGCGTTGTGTGATTGCGGTTATACGACATGGTGACCGGACCCCCAAGCAGAAGATGAAGATGGAAGTGAAGCACCCCAG GTTCTTTGCGTTGTTTGAGAAGTATGAGGGCTACAAGGCtgggaagctgaagctgaagaagCCAGAGCAGCTTCAG GAAGTGCTGGACATCGCCCGCctgctggtgctggaggaggaggaagctcatGAGGACTCTGAGGCCGAGGAGCAGAAATCCAAGCTGGAGCAGCTCAAAACTGTGCTGGAGAT GTACGGGCACTTCTCTGGCATCAACCGCAAAGTGCAGCTGACCTACCTGCCCCACGGGCGCTCCAAAGCGTCCAGCGAAGAGGAAG ATGCCCGCAAGGAAGCCTCCCCgtctctgctgctggtgctgaagTGGGGAGGCGAGCTGACTCCCGCCGGGAGAGTGCAAGCTGAGGAGCTGGGGAGAGCCTTCCGCTGCATGTACCCGGGGGGCCAAG GGGACTACGCTGGCTTCCCAGGATGTGGCCTCCTTCGCCTGCACAGCACTTACCGCCACGACCTCAAGATTTACGCCTCCGATGAGGGCAGAGTCCAGATGACTGCAGCTGCCTTTGCAAAG GGCCTCCTTGCACTGGAGGGGGAGCTGACACCCATCTTGGTCCAGATGGTGAAGAGTGCCAACATGAACGGCCTGCTGGACAGCGACAGCGACTCCCTCAGCAGCTGCCAGCACCGGGTGAAAGCTCGACTCAGAGAGATCATGCAGAAGGACGCCAACTTTGGGGAGGAGGACTTTGAGAAG CTGGCGCCCACGGGCAGCATCTCGCTCATCAAGTCCATGGGCATCATCCAGAACCCTGTGGAGATCTGTGACCGGGTCTTTGCCCTGATTGAGAGCCTCACGTCCCAGATACAAAAGCGCCTGGAGGATCCCAAGTCTGTAG ACCTGCAGCTGTACCATAGTGAGACGCTCGAGCTGATGCTTCAGCGCTGGAGGAAACTGGAGCAGGATTTCCGCCTGAAGAACCGGCGCTATGACATCAGCAAGATCCCCGACATCTATGACTGCGTCAAGTACGACGTGCAGCACAACGCAGCTCTCAAGCTGGAGGGCACCTCCGAGCTGTTCCGGCTCTCCAAGTCCCTGGCGGATGTTGTCATCCCCCAG GAATATGGCATTAAGAAACAAGAGAAGCTTGAGATAGCTGTGggcttctgcttgcctctcatcCGGAAGATCCAGCTGGACCTGCAGAGGACCCACGAGGATGAGTCTGTCAACAAGCTGCACCCCCT GTACTCAAGGGGAGTCCTGTCTCCGGGGCGCCATGTCCGAACACGCTTGTACTTCACCAGCGAGAGCCACGTCCACTCCCTGCTCAGCATCTTCCGCTATGGGGGCCTCCTGGAT GAATCGAAAGACCCTCAGTGGCAGAGGGCCATGGACTACCTCAGCGCCATCTCGGAGCTGAACTACATGACGCAGATTGTCATCATGCTCTACGAGGACAACAACAAg GACCCTTCCTCCGACGAGAGGTTCCACGTGGAGCTGCACTTCAGCCCAGGGGTGAAGGGCTGTGAGGAGGACGGCAGCGCCCCGGCAGGCTCTGGTTTCCGCCCGGCTTCCGCAGAG AAGGAAGCCAAGAAGCCGGAGGAGGGGAGCCTGGAGGAGCTGGCCAAGCCCAAGGCCATTGTGGAGATGGACCAAGCCCAGCACCTCTCCTCTCCGCCCCTGGAACCCATCTACGTCCAGCGGAGATCCCCTCTCATCCGCAACCGCAAGACCGGCTCCATGGAG GTGCTGTCTGAATCTTCCTCCAAGGCGGGTGGCTATCGCCTCTTCTCCTACTCGCGGCATTCCTCAGAAGTGAAGCAGAGCGGGTTAG GGTCGCAGTGCACGGGTCTCTTCAGCACCACGGTCCTGGGGGGCTCCTCCAGTGCCCCCAACCTCCAGGATTATGCCCGCAGCCACGGAAAGAAGTTCGCCTCCAGCTTTCTATACAAAGATG AGCTCTTGTCTATGCCAGCTGTAAAGCGGTTTTCTGTGTCATTTGCAAAGCATCCAACTAACG GCTTTGAAGGCTGCTCCATGGTGCCCAGCATCTACCCCTTGGAGACCCTGCACAACTCGCTCTCCCTGCGCCAGGTCAACAGCTTCCTGACGGCCGTCTCCAGGAGCTGCAGCACCAGCACTCCCCACCCAGGAGCTGCTCCAG TGCTCTTGGAGTCCCTGATGGAGAGCCAGGGGCCAGGCGAGGACTTGACGCCGCAGCAGATTCTCTCCTCTTCTCTGCCTCTGCGCCCCCGCTCAGACAAGCCCCCCTGGT ACAGCAGCGGCCCCTCCAGCACCGTCTCCAGTGCAGGCCCTTCATCGCCCACCTCCTCTGTGGAGAGCTGCCCCCGCTTCAGCTTCGTCTCTCAGACCAGCAAGGAGCGGCTGGCAGGGCCCATGGAGGGGAGCCAGCCGGGCAACAACGGAGCCTTCAGGGAGAAAGGAGAAGAGCAGAGCCTTCCCAGGGAAGCCTCAgcgcaggaggagaaggaggagacagagcctggcaggcaggcagccacagCCTTACTGCAgaagggacttgagggaggggaggaggctgtctcaccccaggaggaagaggaggtggcggCTGTGGTGGCAGGGGAAGAGAGTGAGCAGCTGCCCGGAGCACTGGAGCTGCTGGAAGTCGGGAGCAGCAGAGGTGCAAGGGAAGGGCAGGCAAGCGAAGGACGGAGGGAGCTGGAcctgccagaggaggaggaagaggaggcggcagCGGAAACTGGTTCAGGAGAGGCCACCTGGGAGGAGGCCCTGCTCAACCCATTCCTCCCAGTTGGGGAAAGCACTTAG